A region from the Aquimarina sp. ERC-38 genome encodes:
- the mutS gene encoding DNA mismatch repair protein MutS, with the protein MAGNKAKKVTPLMKQYNAIKAKYPDALLLFRVGDFYETFGKDAVKTASILNIMLTKRGNGSESETALAGFPHHSLNTYLPKLVKAGERVAICDQLEDPKQTKTIVKRGVTELVTPGVALNDEVLQSNTNNFLAAIHFGKKEVGVSFLDVSTGEFLVSQGTADYIDKLLQNFNPSEILLSKNDKKQFEDQFTGDFHTFFIENWVFKQEYATELLHKHFKVNSLKGFGVDHLREGCLSSGVILHYLNETQHRQLEHITTLRRIAEDAYIWMDRFTIKNLELYHQTSANAVTLLDVIDHTISPMGGRTLKRWLALPLKNKAEIEKRHQVVDYFLSRPEILHKLQSQIKHIGDIERLISKVATGKINPREIVQLKNSLEAIVPIKAMAVQSENEALKVIGDTLHDCELLRTKIKSVICEDAPVQLAKGNCIAEGFHSELDELRSLSQSGKDYLDNIVERETKATGITSLKIASNNVFGYYIEVRNTHKDKVPDTWIRKQTLVNAERYITEELKEYEAKILGAEEKIQVLEQNLFSELIVWIYDYIQPVQLNAQLIGQLDCLASFAMLAKQHQYVRPFIDDSLAIEIKNGRHPVIEKQLPPGESYIANDISLNNEEQQFIMITGPNMSGKSAILRQTALIVLLAQMGSFVPADEARIGIIDKIFTRVGASDNISMGESTFMVEMNETASILNNISNRSLVLLDEIGRGTSTYDGISIAWAISEYLHEHPARPKTLFATHYHELNRMSETFPRIKNYNVSVKELKDTVLFLRKLVKGGSEHSFGIHVAELAGMPQQVIRRANKMLVELEASRGSEKIADRIEKQQDELQLSFFNLDDPLLEEIKEEIVNTEIDTLTPVEALMKLNEIKRMLTAKKTAKA; encoded by the coding sequence ATGGCAGGGAATAAGGCAAAGAAGGTAACCCCTTTAATGAAGCAATACAATGCAATTAAGGCAAAGTATCCGGATGCCTTATTATTATTTAGGGTTGGAGATTTCTACGAGACTTTTGGGAAAGATGCTGTAAAAACTGCTTCTATTTTAAATATTATGCTTACCAAACGTGGTAATGGTAGCGAGAGCGAAACGGCACTTGCCGGATTTCCGCATCATTCCTTAAACACGTATTTGCCTAAGTTGGTAAAAGCAGGAGAGCGGGTTGCCATTTGTGACCAACTGGAAGATCCTAAACAAACTAAAACCATCGTTAAACGAGGTGTTACCGAACTGGTCACTCCGGGAGTTGCATTAAATGATGAAGTGTTACAGAGCAATACCAATAATTTTTTGGCTGCTATACATTTTGGTAAAAAAGAAGTAGGTGTTTCATTTCTAGATGTATCTACCGGAGAGTTTTTAGTTTCACAAGGTACTGCTGATTATATTGATAAGCTCTTACAGAATTTTAATCCGAGTGAAATTCTGCTTTCTAAAAATGATAAAAAACAATTCGAAGATCAATTTACCGGGGATTTTCATACTTTTTTTATCGAAAATTGGGTGTTTAAACAAGAATATGCTACCGAATTACTCCATAAACATTTTAAGGTGAATTCATTAAAAGGTTTTGGGGTAGATCATCTTAGAGAAGGGTGCTTATCTTCAGGTGTTATCTTACATTATCTTAACGAAACACAGCATCGTCAGTTAGAACATATTACTACACTTCGCCGGATTGCCGAAGATGCCTATATCTGGATGGACCGATTTACCATTAAAAACCTGGAATTGTACCATCAAACTTCGGCCAATGCCGTTACCCTTTTAGATGTTATTGACCATACCATTTCTCCCATGGGCGGAAGAACGTTAAAACGCTGGCTAGCATTACCGCTTAAAAACAAAGCTGAAATTGAAAAGCGTCACCAGGTAGTGGACTATTTTCTTTCACGTCCGGAAATTTTGCATAAACTGCAATCACAAATTAAACATATTGGGGATATTGAACGCTTAATTTCTAAGGTAGCAACCGGTAAAATTAACCCTCGGGAGATTGTACAGTTAAAAAATTCGCTGGAAGCCATTGTACCTATTAAAGCGATGGCGGTTCAAAGTGAAAATGAAGCACTAAAGGTAATCGGAGATACGTTGCATGATTGCGAACTCTTACGAACTAAAATCAAAAGTGTTATTTGCGAAGATGCACCGGTGCAATTAGCTAAAGGAAATTGTATTGCCGAAGGTTTTCATTCGGAACTTGATGAGTTGCGGTCTCTTTCGCAAAGCGGAAAGGACTATCTGGATAATATTGTAGAGAGGGAAACCAAAGCTACAGGTATTACCTCCCTGAAAATAGCTTCAAATAATGTATTCGGGTATTATATCGAAGTTAGAAATACGCATAAAGACAAAGTGCCGGACACCTGGATCCGGAAGCAAACCCTGGTCAATGCAGAACGTTATATCACCGAAGAATTAAAAGAGTACGAAGCAAAAATCTTGGGAGCCGAAGAAAAAATTCAAGTATTAGAACAAAATTTGTTTTCAGAATTAATTGTTTGGATTTATGATTATATACAACCGGTTCAACTAAACGCGCAACTTATCGGTCAGTTGGACTGCCTGGCTTCTTTTGCGATGTTGGCTAAACAGCATCAGTATGTTCGTCCTTTTATAGATGACTCTTTAGCTATTGAAATTAAAAATGGAAGACACCCGGTAATTGAAAAACAGCTGCCGCCGGGTGAATCGTATATCGCTAACGATATCTCTTTAAATAATGAAGAACAGCAATTCATTATGATTACTGGTCCTAATATGAGTGGTAAATCGGCTATTTTACGTCAAACGGCTTTAATTGTGCTATTAGCACAAATGGGAAGTTTTGTTCCTGCCGATGAAGCCCGTATCGGTATTATTGATAAGATTTTTACCCGGGTAGGGGCCAGCGATAATATCTCTATGGGAGAATCTACGTTTATGGTAGAAATGAATGAAACCGCTAGTATTCTAAATAATATTTCTAATCGGAGCCTGGTATTATTAGATGAAATAGGAAGGGGAACCAGTACTTATGATGGTATTTCCATTGCCTGGGCCATTAGTGAATACCTTCATGAGCATCCGGCGCGACCTAAAACCCTTTTTGCAACACATTATCATGAACTTAATAGAATGAGTGAAACCTTTCCCAGGATTAAAAACTACAACGTATCCGTAAAAGAATTAAAAGACACCGTTCTATTTTTACGAAAACTAGTTAAGGGTGGGAGTGAGCACAGTTTTGGGATACATGTAGCTGAATTAGCGGGGATGCCGCAACAAGTAATCCGCAGGGCTAATAAAATGCTGGTAGAACTAGAAGCGTCCCGAGGTAGTGAAAAAATAGCAGATCGTATTGAAAAACAGCAAGATGAACTACAGCTCAGTTTTTTTAACCTGGATGATCCATTGCTAGAAGAAATCAAAGAAGAAATTGTAAATACAGAAATTGACACGTTAACCCCGGTAGAAGCTTTGATGAAATTAAACGAAATTAAAAGAATGTTGACCGCAAAAAAAACAGCAAAAGCTTAA
- a CDS encoding RNA methyltransferase, with protein MQKNLKIKNSELGRKNIAEFKEADKIPILIILDNIRSLHNIGSVFRTSDAFLIEKIYLCGITATPPHKNIHKTALGATETVDWEYKKDTLALVKELQSTQVDVIAVEQAEGSVSLENLEISSLKRTAFVFGNEVKGVAQEVVSGSDKVVEIPQYGTKHSLNIATSAGIVIWEAFCKYAKTSL; from the coding sequence ATGCAGAAAAATTTAAAAATAAAAAATAGCGAGTTGGGCCGAAAAAATATTGCTGAGTTTAAAGAAGCTGACAAGATCCCAATACTAATTATCTTAGATAATATACGTAGCTTACATAATATAGGATCAGTTTTTAGAACATCCGATGCTTTTTTAATCGAAAAAATTTATCTATGTGGAATTACAGCCACGCCACCACATAAAAATATTCATAAAACAGCTTTAGGAGCAACGGAAACGGTGGATTGGGAATATAAAAAAGATACGCTTGCCTTAGTGAAAGAATTACAATCTACTCAAGTTGATGTAATTGCAGTCGAACAGGCCGAAGGTAGCGTTTCTTTAGAAAACTTAGAAATATCTTCTTTAAAACGGACTGCATTTGTCTTCGGAAATGAAGTAAAAGGAGTTGCTCAAGAAGTGGTTAGCGGTAGTGATAAAGTAGTGGAAATACCGCAATACGGCACAAAACATTCGTTAAATATTGCTACCAGCGCTGGAATTGTGATCTGGGAAGCATTCTGTAAATATGCTAAAACTTCTCTTTAG
- a CDS encoding VPS10 domain-containing protein, protein MKKLLFPFLCFFLVNAWSQQYQDMIESGDYTLSQIQKEAENYFKTHDTGKGSGYKQYKRWEYNATLSVDENGYLRPDSYYFDELKKYNSYRNKRKKAATNDNWVEMGPTYYRQTSGWNPGIGRVQSLAVDTNNPEHIIIGSGTGGIWQTFNEGKDWVSLTDNFNNLRAYSLAMDQKNPETYYWGSSNGRIYKSTDAGSTWFVVGNTHDNAFINQIKIHPKNSNIIFVSAAGRNREGLSRFGIYKSIDAGKTWKQVIKASSTYDIEFKPGNPKVVYASGNNVFRSTNGGESFKMIGEETFTTWTKMLAVTPANPDKIYVVERENSAFGAFYVSEDSGNSFTLKEEHKDKNYFNYSSQAEKNDTGQAPRDMDIAASPTDENEVHIAGILSWMSTDGGTSFKITSQWQPGSAKRQNIGYCHADIDIMEYIGNKLYVGTDGGIAIADDPQTINAEYYREIGEGIGIRDFYRLGVSQTKNVVITAGSQDNGTSAFTKNKGWTDWLGADGMESFVDKNDPNILYGTSQFGSLYKSLNQGRRLTGIKTPDDKKGEWITPFEQDPIEPNTIYTGYDQVYKSIDGGATWTAISQVLLERGLNHLKIAPSDNSVMYTAFGKNLYVETNGDKIWELANSFSSNINAIAIHPKNPNKIAVATSNGEKIYISEDTGDTWKSLKKNLPNFTPYSLIWQDNSEDGLYVGMSYGIYYTDNTLDEWESFGNKLPNVQISEMEINYKDNRIYAATYGRGMWSSPIYSNKNVLSIEESFKKSGISIYPNPSSNVINVSAELKGDSEVRLFNNQGQIVYFNKKISLSSPLQINTSQLATGIYYLRINSELGEFTEKVLLQ, encoded by the coding sequence ATGAAAAAATTACTCTTTCCGTTTTTATGCTTCTTTCTAGTAAATGCCTGGTCACAGCAATACCAGGATATGATTGAAAGTGGTGACTACACCTTATCACAAATTCAAAAAGAAGCAGAAAATTATTTCAAAACTCATGATACTGGCAAGGGCTCCGGCTATAAACAGTATAAACGATGGGAATATAACGCAACCTTATCTGTAGATGAAAATGGGTATTTACGTCCGGATTCTTACTATTTTGATGAGTTAAAAAAGTACAATAGCTACCGTAATAAAAGAAAAAAAGCAGCTACTAATGACAATTGGGTAGAAATGGGCCCTACGTATTACAGGCAAACATCAGGGTGGAACCCGGGTATAGGTCGTGTACAATCACTGGCAGTTGATACCAATAATCCGGAACATATTATTATAGGATCTGGCACCGGTGGAATATGGCAAACTTTTAATGAAGGTAAAGATTGGGTTTCTCTAACTGATAATTTTAATAACCTTAGAGCCTATTCCCTGGCTATGGATCAAAAAAATCCTGAAACCTATTATTGGGGATCTTCAAATGGACGAATTTATAAATCTACCGATGCCGGAAGTACTTGGTTTGTGGTAGGAAATACTCATGATAATGCATTTATTAATCAGATTAAAATTCATCCGAAGAACTCTAATATTATTTTTGTTTCTGCTGCCGGACGTAATAGAGAAGGTCTTAGCAGATTTGGTATTTACAAATCTATAGATGCTGGTAAAACCTGGAAGCAGGTAATTAAAGCAAGTAGTACGTATGACATAGAATTTAAACCCGGCAACCCAAAGGTAGTATATGCTTCTGGAAATAATGTATTTAGATCTACTAACGGAGGAGAATCCTTTAAAATGATAGGAGAAGAAACTTTTACCACCTGGACTAAGATGCTGGCAGTAACCCCTGCTAATCCTGATAAAATTTATGTAGTGGAGAGAGAAAACAGTGCTTTCGGAGCTTTTTATGTTTCTGAAGATTCCGGAAATTCTTTTACCTTAAAAGAAGAACATAAAGACAAAAACTATTTTAATTATAGTTCGCAGGCAGAAAAAAATGATACCGGACAGGCGCCCAGGGATATGGATATTGCTGCCTCTCCCACTGATGAAAATGAAGTACATATTGCCGGTATTTTATCCTGGATGTCTACGGATGGAGGTACTAGTTTTAAAATCACATCACAATGGCAACCAGGTTCGGCTAAACGCCAAAATATAGGGTATTGCCATGCGGATATTGATATTATGGAATACATAGGTAATAAACTATACGTAGGTACAGATGGAGGTATCGCCATAGCGGATGATCCACAAACTATAAATGCAGAATATTACCGTGAAATAGGAGAAGGAATTGGAATACGGGATTTTTATCGACTAGGGGTTTCTCAAACTAAAAATGTTGTTATTACTGCTGGTTCGCAGGATAACGGTACTTCAGCTTTTACTAAAAACAAGGGTTGGACAGACTGGTTGGGAGCTGATGGAATGGAAAGTTTTGTAGATAAAAACGACCCTAATATCTTGTATGGAACTTCACAATTCGGGAGTTTATATAAATCTCTGAATCAGGGAAGAAGGCTTACTGGTATTAAAACTCCGGATGACAAGAAAGGAGAATGGATAACCCCTTTTGAGCAAGACCCAATTGAACCTAATACGATTTATACAGGGTATGATCAGGTTTATAAATCTATTGATGGAGGCGCTACCTGGACAGCTATCTCGCAGGTATTGTTAGAAAGAGGGTTAAACCATTTAAAGATTGCCCCTTCGGATAATAGCGTTATGTATACGGCCTTTGGTAAAAATTTATATGTAGAAACAAATGGAGATAAGATATGGGAGCTTGCCAATTCGTTTTCTTCTAATATTAACGCCATCGCCATACATCCTAAGAATCCAAACAAAATAGCAGTAGCTACCAGTAACGGTGAAAAGATATATATTTCTGAAGATACTGGTGATACGTGGAAGTCTCTTAAAAAGAACTTACCTAACTTTACCCCATATTCTTTAATCTGGCAAGATAATAGTGAAGATGGATTGTACGTTGGGATGAGTTATGGTATCTACTATACGGATAATACTTTGGACGAATGGGAAAGTTTTGGAAACAAACTACCTAACGTTCAGATAAGTGAAATGGAGATCAATTATAAAGATAACCGAATTTATGCGGCAACCTACGGACGCGGTATGTGGAGTTCTCCAATTTATAGTAATAAAAATGTGTTGAGTATTGAAGAATCCTTTAAGAAAAGCGGTATTTCTATTTACCCAAATCCTTCGAGCAACGTGATTAACGTATCTGCAGAACTAAAAGGGGATAGCGAAGTACGTTTATTTAACAACCAGGGACAAATCGTGTATTTTAACAAAAAGATATCTTTATCATCTCCTCTGCAAATCAACACCAGTCAACTGGCAACAGGTATCTATTATTTAAGGATAAATAGCGAACTGGGAGAATTTACTGAAAAGGTATTATTACAATAG
- the folK gene encoding 2-amino-4-hydroxy-6-hydroxymethyldihydropteridine diphosphokinase, which produces MNTNHFVYIGLGSNQGDRLATLQKGINAIFEEIGAIEATSSVYQTPAWGFKGDDFYNACIKVKTLYAPDQVLSLLLTIENRLGRKRKDGVGYTSRTIDLDILYYDLRIIKEQNLTIPHPLLHQRAFVLKPLSEIAPELVHPVFKKTNLILSKELDEDDQVMLSTDSLKDPASYFFKDMVKYIAVEGVIGAGKTTLARMIAEEFNGLPLYENFKENDFLPKFYRDMDRYAFPLEMSFLAERYHQLLEVLDQYNLFHDFIVSDYEISKSLIFSKVTLAEEEFKLYRQIFEIMYSKIKKPDVYVYLYQNVERLLIHIKKRGRAYEQQIQPDYLVKLQKGYLAYLKSQLDLNYIIIDVTEKDFTANRKDFTDMLTRIKNNF; this is translated from the coding sequence TTGAATACAAATCATTTTGTTTATATAGGTCTGGGTAGTAACCAGGGGGATCGATTAGCTACCTTACAAAAAGGAATAAATGCTATTTTTGAAGAGATAGGTGCTATTGAAGCTACTTCTTCAGTATATCAAACACCTGCCTGGGGTTTTAAGGGGGATGATTTTTATAATGCTTGTATAAAAGTAAAAACTTTATATGCACCGGATCAAGTCCTTTCGCTTCTATTAACTATTGAAAACAGATTGGGTAGGAAAAGAAAAGACGGGGTCGGATACACTTCCAGGACGATTGACCTAGATATTTTATATTATGACTTAAGAATTATCAAAGAACAAAATCTTACCATTCCACATCCTTTATTACATCAAAGAGCCTTTGTTTTAAAACCCTTGTCAGAAATAGCTCCGGAGTTGGTACATCCTGTTTTTAAAAAAACAAACCTAATTCTTAGCAAAGAGTTGGATGAAGATGATCAGGTAATGCTTAGTACGGATAGCTTAAAAGACCCGGCATCGTATTTTTTTAAAGATATGGTAAAATATATTGCCGTTGAGGGGGTGATAGGCGCTGGTAAAACAACCTTGGCCCGTATGATTGCAGAAGAATTTAACGGATTACCTTTGTACGAAAATTTTAAGGAGAATGACTTTTTGCCCAAGTTTTATAGAGATATGGACCGATATGCCTTTCCTTTGGAAATGTCATTTTTAGCGGAACGTTATCATCAACTCCTGGAGGTGCTGGATCAATATAATTTATTTCATGATTTTATTGTTAGTGACTACGAAATCAGTAAGTCCCTTATATTTTCAAAAGTTACCCTAGCTGAGGAAGAATTTAAATTATATCGGCAAATTTTTGAGATTATGTATTCTAAAATTAAAAAACCGGATGTGTATGTGTACTTGTATCAAAATGTAGAACGTCTACTTATCCATATAAAAAAACGGGGCAGGGCTTATGAACAGCAAATTCAGCCGGATTATTTAGTAAAATTGCAGAAAGGTTATCTAGCGTACCTTAAATCTCAGTTGGATTTGAACTACATCATTATTGATGTTACAGAAAAAGATTTTACTGCTAACCGAAAAGATTTTACGGATATGCTTACCCGTATAAAGAACAATTTTTAA
- a CDS encoding queuosine precursor transporter: protein MTGKVHTSKQTAIAYRIYLVLAGLFIASLVVSNLIFQKFFTWDFFGWYTFEISVGILPYPITFLVTDMISEIYGKKKANQVVTAGIFASLFSLAIITIASAVPATSWSPVSNDLFETVFGATVIAVLASMTAYLLAQYIDIQIYHFWKKLTKGKHLWLRNNASTFLSQFVDTLAVLLLLCSFNKIEWNLFGTLLLSGFLFKVLVAFFDTPFLYAGVYIFRKKFNLKEGEELRLEF, encoded by the coding sequence TTGACAGGAAAAGTACACACTTCAAAACAAACTGCCATCGCTTATCGAATTTATTTAGTCCTGGCTGGACTCTTTATTGCTTCTTTAGTAGTTTCCAATTTGATTTTTCAAAAGTTTTTTACCTGGGACTTTTTTGGGTGGTATACATTTGAGATATCTGTAGGTATTCTTCCGTACCCAATAACTTTCTTGGTTACAGATATGATTAGCGAGATCTACGGGAAGAAAAAAGCCAATCAGGTGGTGACCGCAGGTATTTTTGCTTCGCTTTTTTCATTAGCTATTATTACCATTGCTTCTGCAGTACCGGCAACTTCGTGGTCACCGGTCAGTAATGATTTATTTGAAACGGTTTTTGGGGCTACGGTGATTGCGGTACTGGCTTCTATGACCGCTTATTTATTGGCACAATACATTGATATACAAATCTACCACTTCTGGAAAAAGCTGACCAAAGGAAAACATTTATGGTTACGTAATAATGCTTCCACCTTTCTTTCCCAATTTGTAGATACCCTGGCGGTACTGCTGCTACTTTGTAGTTTTAATAAAATCGAATGGAACCTCTTCGGTACGTTGCTCTTAAGTGGTTTTTTATTTAAAGTACTGGTTGCCTTTTTTGATACCCCCTTTTTATATGCAGGTGTTTATATATTTCGTAAAAAATTTAATTTAAAAGAAGGAGAAGAATTACGATTGGAATTTTAA
- a CDS encoding Fic family protein: MIELSDELLSPDLLQQIKNLQVEVDEFRETSMDKIAVEKLREHFRTHHIFHSSGIEGNRLTLQETSIVLKEGIDISGKPLKDSLEVKNLGIAFDFLYKIVKDDVEITEHHLKQIHSLIIGNEESLNPGNYREIGVIISGSEHRPPEPFEVPIKMRELFDWIHENAAENPLIVGAIAHHEMVKIHPFKDGNGRTARLLLNLILLKNGFPICNIRRDERPDYYNALSLADEGEYEPIIEVVTKNCTTLFAEYVRIKDESNRLKDWAKRIGTKDTQQRLAKSKAEFELWLNKVNQIKLEFKQVVSVIDQNVESFYVSFYEYPLITFEKYQQLKETGMAPNTNFFSVRFHNNDTNKILSTLMFRFFRSGNKYPKTSNVIPLELNYFDEKSKEFNFIGYSEYSKHILLRAFYVADNGEIIIRYAHSNEENPNWEKDHNDLKLANVVQSFFENVFASILGVE; the protein is encoded by the coding sequence ATGATTGAATTAAGTGATGAATTATTATCTCCTGATTTACTTCAACAAATCAAAAATTTACAAGTAGAAGTTGATGAATTTCGTGAAACATCGATGGATAAAATTGCCGTTGAAAAATTAAGAGAACATTTTAGAACTCATCATATTTTTCATAGTTCCGGAATAGAAGGAAATAGACTAACTCTACAAGAAACTTCTATAGTTCTTAAAGAAGGGATTGATATTTCTGGTAAGCCATTAAAAGACAGTTTAGAGGTTAAAAATCTTGGAATTGCTTTTGATTTTCTCTATAAAATAGTAAAAGATGATGTTGAAATAACTGAGCATCATTTAAAACAAATACATAGTTTAATAATTGGAAATGAAGAGTCCCTTAATCCTGGTAACTATAGAGAGATTGGAGTTATAATTTCAGGTTCTGAGCATCGACCTCCTGAGCCTTTTGAAGTGCCAATCAAAATGAGAGAACTATTTGATTGGATTCATGAAAATGCAGCTGAAAATCCGCTAATTGTTGGAGCGATAGCACACCACGAAATGGTAAAAATTCATCCGTTCAAAGACGGAAATGGAAGAACCGCTAGGCTTTTATTAAACTTAATCTTACTAAAAAACGGTTTTCCGATTTGTAATATTAGAAGAGACGAACGACCTGACTATTATAATGCTCTTAGTTTAGCTGATGAAGGAGAATACGAACCGATAATAGAGGTCGTCACAAAAAATTGCACCACACTATTTGCTGAGTATGTAAGAATAAAAGATGAGTCTAACAGGCTTAAAGATTGGGCAAAAAGGATAGGTACTAAGGATACTCAACAAAGATTAGCAAAATCTAAAGCAGAATTTGAATTATGGCTTAATAAGGTTAACCAAATAAAACTTGAATTTAAACAAGTAGTGTCAGTTATAGATCAAAATGTCGAAAGCTTTTATGTAAGTTTTTATGAGTATCCCTTAATAACTTTTGAGAAATACCAACAACTAAAGGAAACAGGAATGGCACCAAATACAAACTTTTTTTCAGTTCGGTTTCATAATAATGATACTAATAAAATATTATCTACATTAATGTTTAGATTTTTTAGATCAGGAAATAAATATCCAAAGACATCCAATGTAATTCCATTAGAACTTAATTATTTTGACGAAAAATCTAAAGAATTTAATTTTATTGGATATTCTGAATATTCAAAACATATTTTATTGAGAGCATTTTATGTAGCTGATAATGGAGAAATTATAATTAGATATGCTCATTCTAACGAAGAAAATCCAAACTGGGAGAAAGATCATAATGATTTAAAATTGGCTAATGTTGTTCAAAGTTTTTTTGAAAATGTTTTTGCTTCCATACTTGGCGTAGAATAA